Within the Candidatus Angelobacter sp. genome, the region GAAGTATTGAGGGATGAATTGTTCCATAATCGTTGCCAGTTCGAGCCGTTAAAGATTTAGCAGAACCGGTGCCGCGGCAATTCTGCCTCAAGCCGATGGCCGAATTACCGTTCGCCGCGTGATGTTCACGCATAAAGCGTGAAAATTTCCCTCGGACCAATAATCTCGAGGCTCGACGGAACCCACCACCCCAATTACAAACCGGCAATGAAGTTCGCCATCTGCAACGAGATTTTTCAGGGTTGGAACATCCAGGACACACTCGCGTACGCCGCAAAGACCGGCTACGACGCGGTGGAAATCGCGCCATTCACCATCGCGAAACGCGTGACTGACATCCCGGCAGGTGAACGACAGAAAATCCGCGACACGGCGGCACGGAATGGCATCGGCATTTCCGGCATTCATTGGGTCTTGGCGCAGACCG harbors:
- a CDS encoding sugar phosphate isomerase/epimerase yields the protein MKFAICNEIFQGWNIQDTLAYAAKTGYDAVEIAPFTIAKRVTDIPAGERQKIRDTAARNGIGISGIHWVLAQT